A genomic stretch from Ooceraea biroi isolate clonal line C1 chromosome 3, Obir_v5.4, whole genome shotgun sequence includes:
- the LOC105284616 gene encoding uncharacterized protein LOC105284616: MALIYKLMEKQTDDKKKKVPSTDPVLEYDSSDSYRSDKQLVDNASANNTVKSNNVTVGAYRPRVQEWRIRNMRTELDVKGNRESMVLIRELLQSSQETSYGIANILSSID; encoded by the coding sequence ATGGCTTTAATTTACAAGCTAATGGAGAAGCAAACTGAtgacaagaagaagaaagtcCCGTCGACAGATCCCGTCTTGGAGTACGATTCCTCTGACAGTTACAGATCCGACAAACAGCTCGTCGATAACGCGTCCGCGAATAACACCGTGAAATCAAACAACGTTACGGTCGGCGCTTACAGGCCGCGCGTTCAGGAATGGCGAATTCGCAATATGAGAACCGAGTTGGACGTCAAGGGTAACCGAGAGAGCATGGTGCTTATACGGGAATTGTTGCAAAGCAGTCAGGAGACATCATATGGTATCGCGAATATCCTCTCTTCAATAGACTAA
- the LOC105284621 gene encoding LOW QUALITY PROTEIN: cell division control protein 6 homolog (The sequence of the model RefSeq protein was modified relative to this genomic sequence to represent the inferred CDS: inserted 2 bases in 2 codons) yields the protein MGEQDHTPTPPKQRRITLQSQSSLTPSTLLSRLDLSTDKEGKLFPKQLFEFHSSESEDNLASELLCGSNKYQDARKALHSSITEDLPGREEELAKLHEFLHNHLEKETSASLYVSGPPGTGKTASLFKIMQQPQLRSKLRVVYINCTTIKSAAAIYAKIIQELSITSSTKSGRNNKAIIENYLTSRHKMLMLVLDEIDQLESRKQSVLYSIFEWPSIASAKLILVGIANSLDLTDRILPRLQARCEFKPTLMHFASYTKQQISNIILARLNQANATNVFTPSAIQLLAGKVAAISGDIRRALDISRRVVELAESHQTAQVLRPTNDNDTNTESLQKEPEIAQKPVDLKEVVTVLSGVYXGTQNLDKEQDTFPLQQKLLLCSLLLILNKGRNKDVTVGRLYEVYKKVCKKRNIHAVDISEFVSLCSLIETRGILRVVGKKEARLSKVNLQWDLEEXDAVLQDKEMIAEIISDTSCL from the exons ATGG gAGAACAAGATCACACTCCTACTCCACCTAAACAAAGAAGGATTACTCTACAGTCACAATCCTCCCTAACACCGTCCACTCTTTTGAGTAGATTAGATTTGTCTACTGATAAGGAAGGGAAATTATTTCCCAAGCAGTTATTCGAATTCCATTCTTCTGAGTCAGAAGACAACTTAGCTTCCGAGCTATTATGTGGCTCCAATAAATATCAAGATGCGCGCAAAGCATTGCACAGTTCTATAACGGAGGATTTGCCTGGCAGGGAGGAAGAGTTAGCCAAGCTGCACGAGTTTCTTCATAATCATCTGGAGAAGGAGACATCGGCGTCTCTGTATGTCTCAGGTCCACCGGGCACTGGGAAAACCGCCAGTCTATTCAAGATCATGCAACAGCCGCAGCTGAGGTCCAAGCTCAGAGTTGTTTACATCAACTGCACCACCATAAAGTCGGCTGCCGCTATCTACGCGAAGATAATCCAAGAGCTGTCCATAACCAGCTCGACGAAGTCGGGGAGGAACAACAAGGCCATTATAGAGAATTACCTAACGTCAAGACACAAAATGCTGATGCTGGTGTTGGACGAAATAGACCAGTTGGAGAGCAGGAAGCAATCCGTGCTGTACTCGATATTCGAGTGGCCGTCCATAGCGAGCGCCAAGCTGATCCTTGTCGGGATCGCCAACTCGTTGGATCTGACGGACAGGATACTGCCCAGGTTGCAGGCGAGGTGCGAATTCAAACCGACGCTGATGCACTTCGCGTCCTATACCAAGCAACAGATATCCAATATAATATTGGCGAGGCTGAATCAGGCAAACGCGACCAATGTGTTCACTCCATCTGCCATACAATTGCTGGCGGGCAAGGTAGCTGCGATCTCCGGAGACATCAGAAGAGCTCTGGATATCAGCAGGAGAGTGGTGGAACTGGCTGAGTCGCATCAAACGGCTCAAGTGCTTCGGCCAACAAACGATAATG ATACAAACACTGAATCCCTACAGAAGGAGCCAGAGATAGCGCAGAAGCCAGTCGATTTGAAGGAAGTAGTTACAGTTCTATCTGGAGTCT GAGGTACACAGAATCTTGATAAGGAACAGGATACATTTCCCCTTCAGCAAAAATTACTACTTTGCTCTCTGTTACTTATTCTGAACAAAGGGAGGAACAAAGACGTCACTGTTGGAAGA ttatatGAAGTGTACAAAAAGGTTTGCAAGAAACGCAACATACACGCTGTCGACATCTCCGAATTCGTGAGCCTGTGCTCGCTGATAGAAACGAGGGGCATTCTGAGAGTCGTAGGCAAGAAAGAGGCTCGTTTATCCAAAGTAAACCTACAGTGGGATCTAGAGG TGGACGCGGTCTTGCAGGACAAAGAAATGATAGCTGAGATTATCAGTGATACAAGTTGTTTGTAG